A genomic region of Rhodococcus oxybenzonivorans contains the following coding sequences:
- a CDS encoding tyrosine-type recombinase/integrase → MTTATVSSAGNTRTWQLSREAEVLREKFPPRPAPTSWPATRQSRGTVEARLAGEPFRAEDSNARYHRKKSLQTVLDWLELYPGSSWQQRWNATGAGIDGHRDWRVKLLADLDEAGLLGEQPGSVHRLLGMGLIQLIGGDYVRPSLGWLMATSSPLRIANEMAKVRDRHGLAQLRAVRTSSTVGDATMVPAIERVALMMAAKGGTVADVTPGDCIELMQTSREVFPGPNRSGRHSPLFYQLLHSIGAFPADAPPTVRMFSSLFAGRLSVEQLVDRYDLACRPVRELLVDYLRERQPAVDYSTLTNLATTLTLWFWKDLERHHPGIDSLQLTPEVAAGWKQRIRTRTVRSRNEHGDVVETTVERDSAADILITVRCFYLDLAQWAVDDPARWGPWAVPCPIRAADVQHRKMTSRRKSRMDQRTRERLPALPALATVVERERKAAAARLAAARTVGPGEQFTVEGLTLRRARLKRHSPRIWAEEPDTGRRRDLNREEDNAFWAWAAIEVLRMTGIRVEELTELTHPSLVQYRTPHTGELIPLLQIPPSKTDQERLLVISPELADVLSAVVCRVRGSDGSVPLVVAYDHHEKVWNPPMPLLFQRAIGLETRPIPIGGVRDLISGALARSGLTDTAGRPLDFAPHDFRRLFTTDAVMNGMPPHIAQLILGHRDINTTMGYKAVYPEEAIDGHRAFIARRRALRPSEEYRRPTDAEWEEFLGHFERRRLALGDCGRAYGTGCIHEHSCVRCPLLRVDPAQRHRLVDIRDNLITRIAEAEHKGWVGEAEGLRVSLAATREKLAEIGTAIARGNATVALGIPGFRELAGRTATIPHHPTTPISREHDQ, encoded by the coding sequence ATGACGACGGCAACCGTTTCCAGCGCCGGGAACACGAGAACATGGCAGCTCAGCCGGGAAGCGGAGGTGCTGCGTGAGAAATTTCCGCCCCGGCCGGCGCCGACCTCGTGGCCGGCAACCCGGCAGAGCCGCGGCACCGTCGAAGCCCGACTGGCGGGCGAACCATTTCGGGCCGAGGACTCGAACGCCCGCTATCACCGCAAGAAGTCGCTGCAGACGGTGCTGGACTGGCTTGAGCTGTATCCGGGCTCGTCGTGGCAGCAGCGGTGGAACGCCACCGGCGCCGGGATCGACGGTCACCGGGACTGGCGCGTCAAGCTGCTTGCCGACCTGGACGAGGCAGGGCTGCTCGGCGAGCAGCCCGGCTCGGTCCACAGGCTGTTGGGTATGGGGCTGATCCAGCTCATCGGTGGCGACTACGTGCGCCCGTCGCTGGGCTGGCTGATGGCCACGTCCTCGCCGCTGCGCATCGCCAACGAGATGGCCAAAGTCCGCGATCGTCATGGCCTGGCGCAGCTGCGGGCGGTCCGCACGTCGAGCACGGTGGGCGATGCGACGATGGTCCCGGCCATCGAGCGGGTGGCGCTGATGATGGCCGCCAAGGGCGGCACGGTCGCCGACGTCACCCCCGGCGACTGCATCGAATTGATGCAGACCAGCCGAGAGGTGTTCCCCGGACCCAACCGCTCCGGTCGGCACAGCCCGCTCTTCTACCAGCTGCTGCATTCGATCGGGGCCTTCCCCGCGGATGCGCCGCCAACGGTGCGCATGTTCAGCAGCCTTTTCGCCGGCAGGCTGTCGGTCGAGCAGCTCGTCGACCGCTACGACCTGGCCTGTCGCCCGGTGCGTGAGCTGTTGGTGGACTACTTGCGCGAACGGCAACCCGCCGTCGACTACAGCACGTTGACCAACCTGGCCACCACGCTGACCCTGTGGTTCTGGAAGGACCTGGAACGACACCATCCGGGAATCGACTCGCTGCAGCTGACCCCCGAGGTCGCCGCCGGGTGGAAACAACGAATCCGCACCCGCACGGTGCGGTCGAGAAACGAACACGGCGACGTCGTCGAGACGACGGTCGAACGCGACTCCGCGGCCGACATCCTGATCACCGTGCGCTGCTTCTACCTCGACCTGGCGCAATGGGCCGTCGACGACCCGGCCCGCTGGGGACCGTGGGCGGTGCCGTGCCCGATCCGGGCCGCCGACGTGCAGCACCGGAAGATGACTTCCCGCCGCAAGTCTCGCATGGACCAGCGCACCAGGGAACGCCTGCCCGCACTGCCCGCGCTGGCCACTGTCGTCGAACGAGAACGAAAGGCAGCCGCGGCCCGCCTCGCGGCAGCCCGGACGGTCGGACCTGGCGAGCAATTCACCGTGGAGGGCCTCACACTGCGGCGCGCACGCCTGAAACGGCACTCGCCCCGCATCTGGGCCGAAGAACCCGACACCGGTCGACGACGTGACCTGAACCGTGAAGAGGACAACGCCTTCTGGGCGTGGGCCGCCATCGAAGTCCTGCGGATGACCGGCATCCGGGTCGAGGAGCTCACCGAGCTGACCCACCCCAGCCTGGTCCAATACCGCACACCTCACACCGGGGAACTCATTCCGCTACTACAGATTCCGCCGTCGAAGACCGATCAGGAACGCCTGCTGGTGATCTCACCGGAACTGGCCGATGTGCTGTCGGCGGTCGTCTGTCGCGTCCGCGGCAGCGACGGCAGTGTCCCTCTGGTGGTCGCCTACGACCACCACGAGAAGGTTTGGAACCCACCGATGCCGCTGCTGTTCCAACGCGCCATCGGCCTCGAGACCCGGCCGATCCCCATCGGCGGTGTCCGCGACCTGATCAGCGGCGCCCTGGCCCGCTCCGGTCTCACCGACACGGCGGGCCGACCGTTGGACTTCGCGCCCCACGACTTCCGCCGCCTGTTCACCACCGACGCAGTGATGAACGGGATGCCGCCCCACATTGCACAGCTGATACTCGGCCACCGCGACATCAACACCACCATGGGCTACAAGGCCGTCTATCCCGAGGAAGCTATCGATGGACACCGCGCCTTCATCGCCCGTCGCCGAGCCCTGCGGCCCAGCGAGGAATACCGCAGACCCACCGACGCCGAATGGGAGGAGTTCCTTGGCCACTTCGAGCGGCGACGACTGGCGCTGGGTGACTGCGGCCGCGCATATGGCACCGGCTGCATTCACGAGCACAGTTGCGTTCGCTGTCCGCTGCTGAGGGTCGATCCAGCCCAACGACACCGCCTGGTCGACATCCGCGACAACCTCATCACCCGCATCGCGGAAGCCGAGCACAAAGGCTGGGTCGGGGAAGCCGAAGGACTCCGGGTCAGCCTCGCCGCGACTAGGGAAAAACTCGCCGAGATCGGCACCGCCATCGCCAGAGGCAATGCCACAGTCGCACTCGGTATCCCCGGCTTCCGCGAACTCGCCGGCCGCACCGCGACAATCCCACACCACCCGACCACTCCCATCAGCCGGGAACATGACCAATAG